The following nucleotide sequence is from Flavobacterium sp. N1736.
GGTTTTCAATAAAATTGATGCTTATAAACATTTGACTATTGATGAAGATGATTTAATGACGGAGAAAACGCCGAGACATTATACACTTGATGAATGGAAAACAACATGGATGCATCGTTTAGGAGAAGATAATGCATTGTTTATTTCGGCTACGAACAAAGAAAATTTTGAGGAATTCAGAGAACGTGTTTATGAAGCTGTTCGCCAGATTCATATCACGAGATTTCCGTATAATAAATTCTTGTATCCGGATTATAAAGATGCAATCGAGAAAGAAGAAGATCAGGAAGATCAGGAATAAAGAAAAACGGCTTTTGAAAAATATTTCAAAAGCCGTTTTTTTTGTCACAGATTAAAAGATTTCAAATGATTTTTTAAATCAACTTGAACTGTTAATCGTTAAAATCCTTTAATCTGTGGCAGTAAAAAGTTTATGCTCCTTAATTAGAATCCAAAATTAACTCCTAAACCAAATACTTCTCTGGTTTGGAGACCCTGAAATGCGTTGTCGTCGTAAATAGCCTGAAATGCTAAATTGGCAGATAAGAATTTATTTACTTTCATGACAATATTTAGAGAGTAATTAATATCTACATTTTGTGGATCTTCTAAATAATTTGAATAGAGATTTAAGGTGTTTTCGGCAGTTACGTTGGTCATAATAGCCAGTTTGTAATATACAGAAGCGTAAAATCCGAGTTCGTAACGCATGGTTTTATTAGCATCAACTCCAAAATAATCTCCATCAACATAAGGCAAACCAGTTCCTGGATCGATTCCTGATGTATAAGCGCCGTCTACAAAAGTGAATTTTGAAGTTAAAGGAGCGAAGTTTATTTTTAGATTGTCATCTTTTGTCCAATAAATACCCGGACCTGTTGTAAGGTAGCCCGGAGACATAAATTTGGTGCTTTCCGTTCTGATTTCTTTGCCGTTTTCATCCTGACCATAAATATAGCCTGTTGTAAATTGCGTTCTGAAATTCAGAAAATAAGAGTAATACCATTCACCAAAAGCTCTTTTACCCAAAATAGAGTTAAATTCTAAACGGTCATCTGTCTTCTTTTCGAAATCGGCATTTTTAGTTTGTAAAAGTCCGTAGTAGGCTAAAACTTTATTATCCCAGGTAACATCGTCTTTTTTATAATTGAAATCGTAGTTTATTCCTAAAGTTCCGGAAAAACTATCTTCACCTCCGGCAATCCAGTTATTAAAACTCGACTGATTTAATAAAAGAGAAACTGTTCCTTTTGCTTTCCAGCCTTCGCCCTCGATTGTGTCATTAATTTTCTTTACCGCTTTTTCGGTATTTTGGATCAATTCCTTTTCTGAATTTTGTGCTTGTACAAAAGTAAAGTTCGCTAAAATAAAAAGTAATAAAGCTATCTTTCTCATGGTGTCTAGTTTAAGTGTATGTTAACAAATATACTAAAAACCGTGAAAAGGTAAGAGTTTATTGATAAGAATTGACGGTTATTTCTTCGTTTCCTTGTATAAAGGTACTGCAGAACATGCCTCGCCATACATAATACTTCGGGCAAAAGGCTGTAAATAGGTAGTTGCCAAAATATACGCGCGCATAGGAACGGGTTTTCTTGAACAGCCTTTTACAATAACAGGTTTGTTTTTGTATGCAGCATAATCTAGTTTGGTTAAGATTTCTTCGTATAAACTTCCGTCTAAATCTTCGATTGTTCCATTAACCGTTTTTTTGGCATAAGGCGCCAATTGAACAGCTACTAAAATTAATGCCCAAGCCGGCACTATAGCGTCTGTACTGCAATTAACGGCCACATATTGATCTTGATATTGCGACCAATCGTGATTTTTTAAATGTTCCCGAAAGTCTTTTTCTTTCAATAAAAATCCTTCCAAAAGCCATTGCGAAATGTCAATTTGTGTTCGTATTCCTTTTGGATAATAATCCTCAAGATCAAAAACTTCTAAAGTACTATTGGCAACTTTATTGATGATTTCTTCCATAAATGAAGTCTTAAAGTCGAATGTCGAAAGTCATAAAGTTTGTTCATTAAGACTTTATGACTTTCGACTTTATGACTAATTTTTAAAGCATTCCTAATTCTAATTTTGCTTCTTCGCTCATTAAATCTTTACTCCAAGGCGGATCAAAAGTAATTTCAACATCAACATCTTTTATGTGTTCAATTGTTTTTACTTTTTCTTCTACTTCTCTTGGTAAACTTTCCGCAACCGGACAGTTTGGAGATGTTAATGTCATCAGGATTTTTACTTCATAATCAGTATTTACCATTACGTCGTAAATTAATCCTAACTCATAAATATCTACAGGAATCTCAGGATCGTAAATGCCTTTTAAAACCTTTACAATTGATTCTCCTAATTCGTTTGTGTCTATTTCTTGTTCCATTTTTGTTTTTTGTTTTTCACTATATAAGTGATATAAGTTCATTTAAACAGCAAATGTTTTTTTCTAACCATTAAGATATTAAGAAAAATTAAGCTTTACTTCTTTGTAGATTAATGTCTTAACGTGAAAAATTCGACTTTACTTAATTTTTATTTTTTGAATCAAAAGCCAAAGCGTACATTTTGATGTTTTTTATCATCGAAACCAAACCATTGGCACGAGTGGCAGATAAATGTTCTTTTAAACCAATTTCGTCAATAAATTGAGTATCAGCATTAATAATATCTTCTGCTTTTTGATTGGAGAAAGCACGAATTAAAATGGCGATAATTCCTTTGGTTAAAATCGCATCACTATCCGCAGTAAAAACAATTTTATCGTCTTTTTGTTCTCCCTGCAGCCAAACTTTCGATTGACAGCCTTTGATTAAATTCTCGTCAATTTTGTACTCTTCTTTTATTATTGGAAGACTTTTTCCTAATTCGATGATGTACTCATAACGTTGCATCCAGTCATCAAACATCGAAAATTCGTCTATTATTTCGTTTTGTATTTCTTTTATTGTCATAATTATTCTTTCGTAAAATCAGTCAGCAAATTTACCAATTTTTCAATTTCCTTTGGAGGAAAACCGTTATCAAAACCTTTAGTTTCATATGTTTTCTGATTTTGAGTTATTTTTAGATTTCCAATTGCAGCGCCATCATAAAAACGTTTTTCGGTTGGTGCTTTTAAATTTGGAATACTATCTAAATTTACTTTTCCAAACTCGGCTACAATTTTGTTCCATTTTGCAGTATCTATTTTGCTTTCAGTTGCTTCTCCGCCGCGACTGTTAACCACAGAAACGGTTTGGTTTTGAACTATAATCTGTTTGTATAAACCTCTTGAAACCGCCGAATACTCAATTTGGGTAGCTGTCATATCTGCTTTTTTTTGGCTTGAACAACCAGTTGCAATAAAAATCGTTAACAGCAATAAAGATAATAGTCTCATAAAAATTTGTTTTAGCTTAACATTGTTTTTGCTTTTTTAACCGCTTCTACCATCGAATCAATTTCTTCTTTTGTGTTATAGAAAGAAAACGAAGCACGAATAGTTCCCGGAATGCAGAAGAAATTCATAATAGGTTGTGCGCAATGGTGACCGGTTCTCACGGCGATTCCTAATTTATCGATAATTGAACCAACATCGTAAGGATGAATTCCGTCAATATTAAACGAAACTACGGAAGCTTTATTTTTTCCGGTTCCGTAAATTTTCAAACCTTCAATTTCTAATAATTGTTTTGTTGCGTATTCTAATAATTCATTTTCATATTGCTGAATATTCTCAAAACCAATGTTATTTAAATAATCAATTGCGGTTCCTAAAACAATTCCTCCGGCAATATTTGGAGTTCCGGCTTCAAATTTATGAGGAAGATCTGCATAAGTCGTTTTTTCGAAAGTAACTTCCTTGATCATTTCACCGCCACCTTGATATGGAGGTAATTTATTTAACCACGCTTCTTTTCCGTATAAAATTCCGGTTCCTGTTGGACCGCACATTTTATGTCCGGAAAAGGCATAAAAATCACAATCTAAATCCTGAACATTCGGTTTTAAATGCGGAACAGCCTGCGCACCGTCAATTAAAACGGCTGCACCAACAGCATGAGCTTTTTCAATAATATATTTAATAGGATTGATGATTCCCAATGCATTCGAAATATGGTTTACCGTTACAACTTTAGTGTTTTCTGAAAGTAAAGCATCAAAAGCCTCTAAAATTAATTCGCCATCCTCATTCATCGGAATAACTTTTAAAGTTGCTCCTGTTTTTTCGCATAACATTTGCCACGGCACAATATTACTATGATGCTCTAAAGACGAAACAATTATTTCGTCGCCAGGTTTTAAAATAGAAGCAAAACCATTGGTTACTAAATTGATTCCGTGCGTTGTTCCTGAAGTAAAAAGTACTTCATGCGCAAATTTTGCATTTATATGCTCTTTTACTTTACCACGGGAAGCCTCGTAAGCATCAGTAGCTAATTGGCTTAAAGTGTGAACGCCACGGTGAATATTGGCGTTTATTTCCTGATAATATCTGACTTCGGCATCAATCACAATTTGTGGTTTTTGCGAAGTTGCTCCGTTATCGAAATATACTAAAGGTTTTCCGTTTACTTTTTGGGTAAGAATTGGAAAATCAGCTCTTATTTTTTGGATATCTAACATGTCTTATTTAGAAAAATTCTATTTACAAAAGTACTAAAACTAAATTGGTTTATCCATCAAAACTATAATTTCCTTTTATGATGCCATCAATGAAAGGCTTTAATAGTGATTCACTAAAAATTAATTCCCTTTTCTGAATTTTATGAATCGTAATTCTAAATTGAGTCATAAAATCGTGCACATAAATTAATTATATTGCAATAAAAAATAGCTGTAATCATTATGAAAAAATTTCTCAAATTACTTGTTTTAGTTTTAGTTCTTGCATTTTTATACTTCGGATTTACAACATATCCAAAACTTGATTTAATATCCGGTTTTTCGGCTAAAAGCATTGCGTCCGGACATTTTATCGATAATCGTTCAAAAGAGTTAATCGAAAAAACCGACAATGATATTGATATGATTGATTTGGCGACCAATACGATTAATGATTCCGGAAAGTTTGCCACTTCGGCAGTCTATGGTTTAAAAGAAAGAAAAGCGATTTACAGAGAAGGTTTAGGTGCAACTTTGATTAATGATGATTATGATATTTCTAAGCCTTATTTATTACCAAAGAGAACGAAATTAGTTAATAATCTTCCTTTTCCTTACGGGAATAACGAACCAAAAGATACGCTTTTTGCTAATGTCGATTATTCTAAATTGAAGAATGCGGTCGAAAATGCTTTTGATAAAAACGAAGGAAAAACAAAAAGAACCCGTGCCGTTGTGGTTTTATATAAAGATAAATTGATTGCCGAGAAATATGATAAAAATTTTAATAAAGACAGTAAAATTTTAGGTTGGTCAATGACAAAAAGTATTACGAGTTCTGCTTTTGGAGTTTTAGCCAAACAAGGAAAAATTGATATTTATAAACCAGCTCCAATTGCTGAATGGCAGAAAGACGATCGTAAAATTATCACGATAAACGATTTGCTTCACATGAATTCCGGTTTAGAATGGGAGGAGAATTACAGCACCATTTGTGACGCCACAAAAATGCTTTTTCAGGCCGAAGATATGGGGAAAGTGCAAATGGATAAACCTGCTCAATTTAAACCAGACACGCATTGGAATTATTCGTCCGGAACTACAAATTTATTGTCCCGAATTTTAAGAAATCAGTTTAAAACACAACAAGAATATCTTGATTTTTGGTACAGCGCCGTAATCGATAAAATCGGAATGAACTCGATGATTGTTGAGCAGGATATGTCGGGAACATTTGTAGGTTCGTCTTACGCATGGGCAACGCCAAGAGATTGGTCAAAATTTGGATTATTATATCTGCATAAAGGAAATTGGAACGGAGAACAAATTCTGGATGAAAGCTGGGTAAAATATACAGCAACGCCAACCAATACTTCTGAAGGAAAATACGGTGCACAATTTTGGCTAAATGCCGGAGGAAAATTTCCTGATGTGCCTCGCGATATGTTTTATTGCAGCGGATACCAAGGACAAATGGTAGCGATTATTCCGTCTCTGGATATGGTAGTTGTGAGAATGGGAGTGAGAGAAGGAGATAAAAGGTTTGACTTTAATGGCTTTTTGAAAGGCGTAATTGAAAGTGTGAAGAAATAGTCTAGATGCACAAAACCCGACAGGTTTTAAAAACCTGTCGGGTTTGAATATAATGTCAAATAGAATTATTTACAAATCAAATCCTAAATTCACGCCTAATTTCATGGCAATGATTTTAGTAATTCTTTGTTTTAATTCCGGTATTTTAATGCTTTCGATAACGGCATTTGAGAATGCGTACATCAATAAAGCTTTAGCTTCTTTTTTCGGGATTCCACGAGATTGCATGTAGAACATGGCTGTTTCGTCAAGTTGTCCAACGGTACAACCGTGAGAACATTTTACGTCATCAGCAAAAATCTCTAATTGTGGTTTTGCATTGATTGTAGCTTTGTCACTCAATAAAATATTGTTGCTTTTTTGGAAAGCATTTGTTTTTTGAGCTTCTTTATCAACCAAGATTTTTCCGTTGAAAACACCTGTTGAGCGATCAGAAAAAATTCCTTTATAATCCTGGAAACTTTCGCAATTTGGCGTTGCGTGGTTTACCAAAGTATAATGATCAACATGTTGCTTATCATTTAAAATAGAAATTCCGTTAAGCGTACTTGTCAATCTTTCACCAAAGTGATAAAAGTTTAAATTATTACGCGTAAGATTTCCACCAAACGAAAATGTATGAACCGAAGCGTGACTTTCTTGTTGTTGAGAAACATAAGTGTTGTCAACTAAGTTCGCTTCGCTATTGTCATTTTGAATTTTGTAATAGTCAACAATGGCACGTTTTTGAGCAAAAATCTCTGTAACCGAATTCGTTAAAACCGGATTTTCGTTCAAACTTTGGTGACGCTCGATAATTTGAACATGTGAATTTTCACCCACAATAACCAAATTTCTAGGCTGAACCATTAAAGCAGCTTCGTTTCCTGTTGAGAAATACATGATTTCGATAGGTTTATCTGCTACTTTCTTTTGCGGAATATTGATAAAGGCTCCTTCACTTGCAAAAGCAGTATTCAACGAAGTCAAACTGTCGTCTTTGCTTGCGATTTGATTGAAGTATGTATCAATAACCATTTTGTATTTTGGTTTGGTTAATGCCGATGACATTAAACAAACATCGATTCCGTCATGTGTTGTAGAAGACAAATGCGAACTAAAAACACCATCTATAAACACTAATTTATATGTGTCGATTTCGTGTAAAAAGTATTTTTTTACATGATTAAATTCGATTGCATTTTCCTGCTTAGGAAAAACCGTAAAGTCATTTTTTAAGATGGCATTTAGCGATGTATATTTCCAAGCTTCTTCTTTTTTGGTTGGGAAACCTTTATTTTCAAAGTTTTTTAAGGCATTTGTGCGAATGTCATGTAAATCTGAATGTACATCGACACGCTCTTCAAAAGCCATAAAAGACGATACTAATTTTTCTTTTAAATCCATTGTTCTTTTTTAGTCTTAAAGTCGAAAGTCGAAAGTCGAAAGACTCAGGATTGTCGACTGTTTGCCCAAAAGGTCAAAAAATTAAAGTATAAAGTTTGTACTTATGACTTTCTGTTTTATGACTTTTGACTCAAATATTTAATGAAACCACTTAATAATTTCGATATTTCTGTTACCGATTCTAAAAGTATTTCAAATTCTTCCTTAATAATGTATTCCAGATCAAATGCTAAATATAATTGAGATCGAACTTCTCCTGCTGATGCTTTTGCTACATATAAAAAGTAAATAAACTCTTTGTCTGTATTTCTCTCAAAGCCTTCAGCTATATTTGATGATATAGAGATTGATGCTCGTCTAATTTGTCTAACAAAATCGAAGTCTTTTTTAAAATTAGAGTTTTCAGTAATCAGATAAATTCTTTTATTAAAAATTCTTGATTTTTTCCAAGAATTAATTTCTTCGAAAGAATTAAATTTACTCATAATTTCTTTTGACTTTAAGACTTGCGACTTTGGACTGTTTAGTTCTCCGCTTTAATCCAGTCGTATCCTTTTTCTTCCAGTTCGTAAGCTAATTCTTTTCCTCCTGATTTTACGATTTTACCGTTGTAAAGAACGTGAACGAAATCCGGAACGATATAATCTAACAAACGTTGGTAGTGCGTGATAACGATAATTGCGTTTTTCTCGCTTTTTAGTTTGTTAACTCCGTTAGCAACAATTCTTAGGGCATCGATATCAAGACCAGAATCGGTTTCGTCAAGGATTGCTAATTTTGGCTCTAACATTGCCATTTGAAAAATTTCATTTCTTTTTTTCTCACCACCAGAAAAACCTTCGTTTAATGAACGAGATAAAAATTTACGATCGATTTCTAATAATTCAGATTTCTCACGAATTACTTTTAGCATTTCGTTAGCCGGCATTTCTTCCTGTCCGTTTGCTTTACGAGTTTCGTTAATTGCAGTTTTCATGAAGTTTGTTACACTTACTCCGGGAATTTCTACAGGATATTGAAAAGAAAGGAAAACTCCTTTGTGTGCTCTTTCTTCCGGAGCTAAGTCAGCAAGATCTTCTCCATCAAGGAAAACAGCTCCATCTGTAACTTCATAATTTTCGTTTCCGGCAATTACAGCCGAAAGTGTACTTTTTCCTGAACCGTTTGGTCCCATGATAGCGTGTACTTCGCCAGCATTAACTTCTATATTAATTCCTTTAAGGATTTCTTTATCACCAATTGAGGCGTGAAGGTTTTTTATTGATAACATTGTTTGCTTTTATTTTATATAAATGTCAATTCTATTTTTGTTTTTTGGTCAAGGATATTTGCATTAAAATGCGCGTGTCCTAAATATTCCATGCCTAAATAATCGGCTGTTTTTTTGAAGGGAATGTAAAAACTTTCTTCAATTTCATTATCGTGTGAATTTGATATCACACCAATTTTCTTTCCTCTAAGTTTTCGTCCGGTTTCTTTTTCAATTCGGATCAAATCCGAAAAACGATCAAAGAAAACCTTCATAATTCCACTCATATTATACCAATATATTGGCGTTGCAAAAATTAAAGTTTCGTACTCTTCAAGTATTCTTCTTATTAAAGGAAGAAAATCGTCTTCTCTGTTTTTGCTTTCGTAATCATAATGAGAAATGTTATAATCACTTAAATCAATTACGTCTATTCCATGTTCTTTAGAAATCTCATCCACAATTTTTGTTGTGTTTCCGTTTTTTCTGGCTGAACCTAAAATGATTACTTTTTTGTTTTCCATTAATGCTTATTCGTAATGTCCTCTTAAAGAAAGAATATCTAATATATCGATTGTGTCTTC
It contains:
- a CDS encoding serine hydrolase domain-containing protein, coding for MKKFLKLLVLVLVLAFLYFGFTTYPKLDLISGFSAKSIASGHFIDNRSKELIEKTDNDIDMIDLATNTINDSGKFATSAVYGLKERKAIYREGLGATLINDDYDISKPYLLPKRTKLVNNLPFPYGNNEPKDTLFANVDYSKLKNAVENAFDKNEGKTKRTRAVVVLYKDKLIAEKYDKNFNKDSKILGWSMTKSITSSAFGVLAKQGKIDIYKPAPIAEWQKDDRKIITINDLLHMNSGLEWEENYSTICDATKMLFQAEDMGKVQMDKPAQFKPDTHWNYSSGTTNLLSRILRNQFKTQQEYLDFWYSAVIDKIGMNSMIVEQDMSGTFVGSSYAWATPRDWSKFGLLYLHKGNWNGEQILDESWVKYTATPTNTSEGKYGAQFWLNAGGKFPDVPRDMFYCSGYQGQMVAIIPSLDMVVVRMGVREGDKRFDFNGFLKGVIESVKK
- a CDS encoding DUF2480 family protein codes for the protein MEEIINKVANSTLEVFDLEDYYPKGIRTQIDISQWLLEGFLLKEKDFREHLKNHDWSQYQDQYVAVNCSTDAIVPAWALILVAVQLAPYAKKTVNGTIEDLDGSLYEEILTKLDYAAYKNKPVIVKGCSRKPVPMRAYILATTYLQPFARSIMYGEACSAVPLYKETKK
- the sufC gene encoding Fe-S cluster assembly ATPase SufC, producing the protein MLSIKNLHASIGDKEILKGINIEVNAGEVHAIMGPNGSGKSTLSAVIAGNENYEVTDGAVFLDGEDLADLAPEERAHKGVFLSFQYPVEIPGVSVTNFMKTAINETRKANGQEEMPANEMLKVIREKSELLEIDRKFLSRSLNEGFSGGEKKRNEIFQMAMLEPKLAILDETDSGLDIDALRIVANGVNKLKSEKNAIIVITHYQRLLDYIVPDFVHVLYNGKIVKSGGKELAYELEEKGYDWIKAEN
- a CDS encoding flavodoxin family protein; the encoded protein is MENKKVIILGSARKNGNTTKIVDEISKEHGIDVIDLSDYNISHYDYESKNREDDFLPLIRRILEEYETLIFATPIYWYNMSGIMKVFFDRFSDLIRIEKETGRKLRGKKIGVISNSHDNEIEESFYIPFKKTADYLGMEYLGHAHFNANILDQKTKIELTFI
- a CDS encoding DUF3078 domain-containing protein encodes the protein MRKIALLLFILANFTFVQAQNSEKELIQNTEKAVKKINDTIEGEGWKAKGTVSLLLNQSSFNNWIAGGEDSFSGTLGINYDFNYKKDDVTWDNKVLAYYGLLQTKNADFEKKTDDRLEFNSILGKRAFGEWYYSYFLNFRTQFTTGYIYGQDENGKEIRTESTKFMSPGYLTTGPGIYWTKDDNLKINFAPLTSKFTFVDGAYTSGIDPGTGLPYVDGDYFGVDANKTMRYELGFYASVYYKLAIMTNVTAENTLNLYSNYLEDPQNVDINYSLNIVMKVNKFLSANLAFQAIYDDNAFQGLQTREVFGLGVNFGF
- a CDS encoding SUF system Fe-S cluster assembly protein translates to MEQEIDTNELGESIVKVLKGIYDPEIPVDIYELGLIYDVMVNTDYEVKILMTLTSPNCPVAESLPREVEEKVKTIEHIKDVDVEITFDPPWSKDLMSEEAKLELGML
- a CDS encoding four helix bundle protein is translated as MSKFNSFEEINSWKKSRIFNKRIYLITENSNFKKDFDFVRQIRRASISISSNIAEGFERNTDKEFIYFLYVAKASAGEVRSQLYLAFDLEYIIKEEFEILLESVTEISKLLSGFIKYLSQKS
- a CDS encoding SufE family protein is translated as MTIKEIQNEIIDEFSMFDDWMQRYEYIIELGKSLPIIKEEYKIDENLIKGCQSKVWLQGEQKDDKIVFTADSDAILTKGIIAILIRAFSNQKAEDIINADTQFIDEIGLKEHLSATRANGLVSMIKNIKMYALAFDSKNKN
- the sufD gene encoding Fe-S cluster assembly protein SufD gives rise to the protein MDLKEKLVSSFMAFEERVDVHSDLHDIRTNALKNFENKGFPTKKEEAWKYTSLNAILKNDFTVFPKQENAIEFNHVKKYFLHEIDTYKLVFIDGVFSSHLSSTTHDGIDVCLMSSALTKPKYKMVIDTYFNQIASKDDSLTSLNTAFASEGAFINIPQKKVADKPIEIMYFSTGNEAALMVQPRNLVIVGENSHVQIIERHQSLNENPVLTNSVTEIFAQKRAIVDYYKIQNDNSEANLVDNTYVSQQQESHASVHTFSFGGNLTRNNLNFYHFGERLTSTLNGISILNDKQHVDHYTLVNHATPNCESFQDYKGIFSDRSTGVFNGKILVDKEAQKTNAFQKSNNILLSDKATINAKPQLEIFADDVKCSHGCTVGQLDETAMFYMQSRGIPKKEAKALLMYAFSNAVIESIKIPELKQRITKIIAMKLGVNLGFDL
- a CDS encoding aminotransferase class V-fold PLP-dependent enzyme, whose amino-acid sequence is MLDIQKIRADFPILTQKVNGKPLVYFDNGATSQKPQIVIDAEVRYYQEINANIHRGVHTLSQLATDAYEASRGKVKEHINAKFAHEVLFTSGTTHGINLVTNGFASILKPGDEIIVSSLEHHSNIVPWQMLCEKTGATLKVIPMNEDGELILEAFDALLSENTKVVTVNHISNALGIINPIKYIIEKAHAVGAAVLIDGAQAVPHLKPNVQDLDCDFYAFSGHKMCGPTGTGILYGKEAWLNKLPPYQGGGEMIKEVTFEKTTYADLPHKFEAGTPNIAGGIVLGTAIDYLNNIGFENIQQYENELLEYATKQLLEIEGLKIYGTGKNKASVVSFNIDGIHPYDVGSIIDKLGIAVRTGHHCAQPIMNFFCIPGTIRASFSFYNTKEEIDSMVEAVKKAKTMLS